Proteins from a genomic interval of Zingiber officinale cultivar Zhangliang chromosome 2A, Zo_v1.1, whole genome shotgun sequence:
- the LOC122040696 gene encoding G-type lectin S-receptor-like serine/threonine-protein kinase At4g27290 isoform X3, which produces MMQFRRVSSCRLSIFLLHLLLAGFISPTIEAGNLLIPGQPLYDDGASLISSDGRFELGFFSPAGSGRRYIGIWYRNISQTPVWVANRLRPIDGRSGRLSLSGEGMLVIASNNSTTIWSSSTMTRLTNPEATLFDDGNFAVREAGNDEPDSFAWQSFDFPTDTLLPGMKLGWDLTTRLNRNLTSWASADDPSPGDYTLGIDLQGDPQLFLWSGTQQRHWRGGPWNGLHFSGGQGMSDPKLFNATFVVDPHQVIYSFNLLHPSTISVLVIDHSGVLQRRVWVDGARAWNVTWNVPTDSCDMMSICGVIAVGSPNAPPVQMCRCLPGFLVNNSESWKPGNTPYGCLRKFPSNCGNVTDVFFRMPGSKLSDTTTSVVMERRLSQDQCHESCLMNCSCTACEISSLDESESGCIMWVGNITDLKLYNSSLGGEDLYIYVRLMGRKDLHVRLLANSNPSMPPYLGREPPFTAVEPSSSRVPPASPVSRGGEPPASPVSRGGASPVSRGGEQPGNTNRPQESSVVKELEEKDLDLPLFDLDTVLAATNNFSAENKLGQGGFGPVYKGKLVDGQEIAVKRLSKTSTQGITEFKNEVVIIAKLQHQNLVRLLGCCIQKGERMLIYEYMPNGSLDAFLFAKRMLLDWKTRYNIIVGIARGLLYLHHDSRLKIIHRDLKTSNILLDKDNIPKISDFGLARIFGGDEPEINTRKVVGTYGYMSPEYAMNGTFSIKSDVFSFGVLLLEIVSGKKNREVYNSNYLNLLGHIWSLWKEDKSLQIADESIDHSFSVAEVMRCIKIGLLCVQERPQDRPTMPLVVIMLGSDSPIPEPKQPGFVAALDSSYSSIGMQYPISINDASNTTLEGR; this is translated from the exons ATGATGCAGTTTAGAAGGGTCAGCAGCTGCAGACTTTCCATTTTCCTTCTCCATCTCCTCCTTGCTGGTTTCATCTCCCCCACCATCGAAGCTGGCAACCTCTTGATTCCAGGCCAACCTCTTTACGACGATGGAGCATCTTTGATCTCCTCCGATGGCCGCTTCGAACTGGGATTTTTCAGCCCTGCCGGCTCCGGCCGTCGCTACATCGGGATATGGTACCgcaacatctcacaaacacctgtGTGGGTCGCCAACCGTTTGCGCCCGATCGATGGTCGATCAGGACGCCTTTCGCTCTCTGGCGAAGGTATGCTTGTCATCGCCAGTAATAACTCGACCACCATCTGGTCCTCCTCGACTATGACCAGACTCACGAACCCCGAGGCGACGCTCTTCGACGACGGGAACTTCGCCGTCAGGGAGGCGGGCAACGATGAGCCCGACAGCTTTGCATGGCAGAGCTTCGACTTTCCGACCGACACACTCCTCCCCGGCATGAAGCTGGGCTGGGACCTTACCACCAGACTCAACCGCAACCTCACATCATGGGCGAGCGCCGACGACCCGTCGCCCGGTGACTACACCTTGGGCATTGACCTGCAAGGTGACCCCCAATTGTTCCTATGGTCTGGAACGCAGCAACGTCATTGGCGAGGGGGCCCATGGAACGGCCTTCATTTTAGTGGTGGACAAGGAATGAGTGATCCAAAACTTTTCAACGCAACGTTTGTGGTCGACCCTCACCAAGTCATCTACTCATTCAACCTTCTCCATCCTTCGACCATCTCAGTGTTGGTCATTGACCACTCGGGTGTGTTACAACGTCGTGTTTGGGTCGACGGCGCAAGGGCGTGGAATGTTACCTGGAACGTGCCAACGGATTCGTGCGACATGATGTCTATCTGCGGCGTCATTGCCGTCGGCAGTCCCAATGCTCCGCCCGTACAGATGTGTAGATGTCTACCAGGCTTTCTTGTAAATAACTCAGAGTCTTGGAAGCCAGGGAATACACCGTATGGTTGCTTGAGAAAATTTCCATCGAATTGTGGGAATGTGACAGATGTGTTCTTTCGAATGCCTGGTTCGAAGCTATCGGACACAACGACATCAGTAGTGATGGAAAGAAGATTGAGCCAAGACCAGTGCCACGAATCATGCTTGATGAATTGCTCTTGTACAGCCTGTGAAATCTCTAGCCTCGATGAAAGTGAGAGCGGGTGCATAATGTGGGTAGGCAATATCACTGATCTCAAATTATACAACAgtagtcttggaggagaagatttGTATATATATGTCAGGCTGATGGGAAGAAAAGATTTGCATGTCAGGCTGCTGGCGAATTCTAACCCCTCGATGCCACCTTATCTCGGACGTGAACCACCATTTACCGCAGTTGAACCGTCATCCAGTCGCGTACCACCAGCCAGTCCGGTTAGTCGCGGAGGTGAACCACCAGCTAGTCCGGTTAGTCGCGGAGGTGCCAGTCCGGTTAGTCGCGGAGGCGAACAACCGGGCAACACAAATCGGCCACAAG AGAGCAGCGTTGTTAAAGAATTAGAAGAGAAGGATCTGGACTTGCCTTTGTTTGACTTGGACACAGTTTTAGCTGCGACAAATAATTTTTCAGCAGAGAACAAACTCGGTCAAGGTGGATTCGGTCCAGTGTACAAG GGGAAGTTGGTTGATGGACAAGAGATAGCAGTAAAAAGACTATCCAAAACATCCACACAAGGCATCACTGAGTTCAAAAATGAAGTAGTGATAATTGCTAAGCTACAGCATCAAAACCTGGTTCGCCTTCTTGGTTGCTGCATTCAAAAAGGGGAGAGGATGCTAATCTACGAGTACATGCCCAACGGAAGTTTAGATGCATTCTTGTTCG CAAAGCGAATGTTGTTGGATTGGAAAACGCGATACAATATTATAGTCGGAATAGCTCGAGGCCTCCTTTATCTCCATCATGACTCAAGACTCAAAATCATCCATAGAGATTTGAAGACTAGTAATATTCTTCTTGACAAAGATAACATTCCTAAAATATCAGATTTTGGGTTGGCAAgaatatttggaggtgatgaacCGGAAATAAATACAAGAAAAGTCGTTGGAACATa TGGATACATGTCTCCTGAATATGCAATGAATGGAACTTTCTCAATAAAATCAGACGTATTTAGTTTCGGTGTATTGCTACTTGAGATCGTTAGTGGCAAAAAGAACAGAGAAGTTTATAATTCAAACTACCTGAACCTTTTAGGGCAC ATATGGAGCTTGTGGAAAGAAGATAAAAGCTTACAAATCGCTGATGAATCAATTGACCATTCATTTTCAGTAGCTGAGGTCATGCGGTGCATAAAGATAGGTCTTTTATGCGTTCAAGAGCGACCACAAGATAGGCCGACAATGCCCTTGGTAGTTATTATGTTGGGTAGTGACAGTCCTATACCAGAACCTAAACAACCTGGTTTTGTTGCTGCTTTAGACTCATCTTATTCTTCAATAGGAATGCAATATCCGATATCCATCAACGATGCATCCAACACAACATTAGAAGGTAGGTAA
- the LOC122040696 gene encoding G-type lectin S-receptor-like serine/threonine-protein kinase At4g27290 isoform X2: MMQFRRVSSCRLSIFLLHLLLAGFISPTIEAGNLLIPGQPLYDDGASLISSDGRFELGFFSPAGSGRRYIGIWYRNISQTPVWVANRLRPIDGRSGRLSLSGEGMLVIASNNSTTIWSSSTMTRLTNPEATLFDDGNFAVREAGNDEPDSFAWQSFDFPTDTLLPGMKLGWDLTTRLNRNLTSWASADDPSPGDYTLGIDLQGDPQLFLWSGTQQRHWRGGPWNGLHFSGGQGMSDPKLFNATFVVDPHQVIYSFNLLHPSTISVLVIDHSGVLQRRVWVDGARAWNVTWNVPTDSCDMMSICGVIAVGSPNAPPVQMCRCLPGFLVNNSESWKPGNTPYGCLRKFPSNCGNVTDVFFRMPGSKLSDTTTSVVMERRLSQDQCHESCLMNCSCTACEISSLDESESGCIMLLANSNPSMPPYLGREPPFTAVEPSSSRVPPASPVSRGGEPPASPVSRGGASPVSRGGEQPGNTNRPQVQTSNQSSARSGHLTAIYIGVPAALLIFLLVCIACCVCIARCVGRRRKRKSSVVKELEEKDLDLPLFDLDTVLAATNNFSAENKLGQGGFGPVYKGKLVDGQEIAVKRLSKTSTQGITEFKNEVVIIAKLQHQNLVRLLGCCIQKGERMLIYEYMPNGSLDAFLFAKRMLLDWKTRYNIIVGIARGLLYLHHDSRLKIIHRDLKTSNILLDKDNIPKISDFGLARIFGGDEPEINTRKVVGTYGYMSPEYAMNGTFSIKSDVFSFGVLLLEIVSGKKNREVYNSNYLNLLGHIWSLWKEDKSLQIADESIDHSFSVAEVMRCIKIGLLCVQERPQDRPTMPLVVIMLGSDSPIPEPKQPGFVAALDSSYSSIGMQYPISINDASNTTLEGR; this comes from the exons ATGATGCAGTTTAGAAGGGTCAGCAGCTGCAGACTTTCCATTTTCCTTCTCCATCTCCTCCTTGCTGGTTTCATCTCCCCCACCATCGAAGCTGGCAACCTCTTGATTCCAGGCCAACCTCTTTACGACGATGGAGCATCTTTGATCTCCTCCGATGGCCGCTTCGAACTGGGATTTTTCAGCCCTGCCGGCTCCGGCCGTCGCTACATCGGGATATGGTACCgcaacatctcacaaacacctgtGTGGGTCGCCAACCGTTTGCGCCCGATCGATGGTCGATCAGGACGCCTTTCGCTCTCTGGCGAAGGTATGCTTGTCATCGCCAGTAATAACTCGACCACCATCTGGTCCTCCTCGACTATGACCAGACTCACGAACCCCGAGGCGACGCTCTTCGACGACGGGAACTTCGCCGTCAGGGAGGCGGGCAACGATGAGCCCGACAGCTTTGCATGGCAGAGCTTCGACTTTCCGACCGACACACTCCTCCCCGGCATGAAGCTGGGCTGGGACCTTACCACCAGACTCAACCGCAACCTCACATCATGGGCGAGCGCCGACGACCCGTCGCCCGGTGACTACACCTTGGGCATTGACCTGCAAGGTGACCCCCAATTGTTCCTATGGTCTGGAACGCAGCAACGTCATTGGCGAGGGGGCCCATGGAACGGCCTTCATTTTAGTGGTGGACAAGGAATGAGTGATCCAAAACTTTTCAACGCAACGTTTGTGGTCGACCCTCACCAAGTCATCTACTCATTCAACCTTCTCCATCCTTCGACCATCTCAGTGTTGGTCATTGACCACTCGGGTGTGTTACAACGTCGTGTTTGGGTCGACGGCGCAAGGGCGTGGAATGTTACCTGGAACGTGCCAACGGATTCGTGCGACATGATGTCTATCTGCGGCGTCATTGCCGTCGGCAGTCCCAATGCTCCGCCCGTACAGATGTGTAGATGTCTACCAGGCTTTCTTGTAAATAACTCAGAGTCTTGGAAGCCAGGGAATACACCGTATGGTTGCTTGAGAAAATTTCCATCGAATTGTGGGAATGTGACAGATGTGTTCTTTCGAATGCCTGGTTCGAAGCTATCGGACACAACGACATCAGTAGTGATGGAAAGAAGATTGAGCCAAGACCAGTGCCACGAATCATGCTTGATGAATTGCTCTTGTACAGCCTGTGAAATCTCTAGCCTCGATGAAAGTGAGAGCGGGTGCATAAT GCTGCTGGCGAATTCTAACCCCTCGATGCCACCTTATCTCGGACGTGAACCACCATTTACCGCAGTTGAACCGTCATCCAGTCGCGTACCACCAGCCAGTCCGGTTAGTCGCGGAGGTGAACCACCAGCTAGTCCGGTTAGTCGCGGAGGTGCCAGTCCGGTTAGTCGCGGAGGCGAACAACCGGGCAACACAAATCGGCCACAAG TCCAGACTTCAAATCAATCATCTGCGCGGAGTGGTCACTTAACTGCGATATATATTGGTGTTCCTGCAGCGTTGCTCATTTTTCTCCTAGTTTGCATTGCATGCTGTGTTTGCATTGCACGCTGTGTTGGCAGACGCAGGAAGAGAA AGAGCAGCGTTGTTAAAGAATTAGAAGAGAAGGATCTGGACTTGCCTTTGTTTGACTTGGACACAGTTTTAGCTGCGACAAATAATTTTTCAGCAGAGAACAAACTCGGTCAAGGTGGATTCGGTCCAGTGTACAAG GGGAAGTTGGTTGATGGACAAGAGATAGCAGTAAAAAGACTATCCAAAACATCCACACAAGGCATCACTGAGTTCAAAAATGAAGTAGTGATAATTGCTAAGCTACAGCATCAAAACCTGGTTCGCCTTCTTGGTTGCTGCATTCAAAAAGGGGAGAGGATGCTAATCTACGAGTACATGCCCAACGGAAGTTTAGATGCATTCTTGTTCG CAAAGCGAATGTTGTTGGATTGGAAAACGCGATACAATATTATAGTCGGAATAGCTCGAGGCCTCCTTTATCTCCATCATGACTCAAGACTCAAAATCATCCATAGAGATTTGAAGACTAGTAATATTCTTCTTGACAAAGATAACATTCCTAAAATATCAGATTTTGGGTTGGCAAgaatatttggaggtgatgaacCGGAAATAAATACAAGAAAAGTCGTTGGAACATa TGGATACATGTCTCCTGAATATGCAATGAATGGAACTTTCTCAATAAAATCAGACGTATTTAGTTTCGGTGTATTGCTACTTGAGATCGTTAGTGGCAAAAAGAACAGAGAAGTTTATAATTCAAACTACCTGAACCTTTTAGGGCAC ATATGGAGCTTGTGGAAAGAAGATAAAAGCTTACAAATCGCTGATGAATCAATTGACCATTCATTTTCAGTAGCTGAGGTCATGCGGTGCATAAAGATAGGTCTTTTATGCGTTCAAGAGCGACCACAAGATAGGCCGACAATGCCCTTGGTAGTTATTATGTTGGGTAGTGACAGTCCTATACCAGAACCTAAACAACCTGGTTTTGTTGCTGCTTTAGACTCATCTTATTCTTCAATAGGAATGCAATATCCGATATCCATCAACGATGCATCCAACACAACATTAGAAGGTAGGTAA
- the LOC122040696 gene encoding G-type lectin S-receptor-like serine/threonine-protein kinase At4g27290 isoform X1 codes for MMQFRRVSSCRLSIFLLHLLLAGFISPTIEAGNLLIPGQPLYDDGASLISSDGRFELGFFSPAGSGRRYIGIWYRNISQTPVWVANRLRPIDGRSGRLSLSGEGMLVIASNNSTTIWSSSTMTRLTNPEATLFDDGNFAVREAGNDEPDSFAWQSFDFPTDTLLPGMKLGWDLTTRLNRNLTSWASADDPSPGDYTLGIDLQGDPQLFLWSGTQQRHWRGGPWNGLHFSGGQGMSDPKLFNATFVVDPHQVIYSFNLLHPSTISVLVIDHSGVLQRRVWVDGARAWNVTWNVPTDSCDMMSICGVIAVGSPNAPPVQMCRCLPGFLVNNSESWKPGNTPYGCLRKFPSNCGNVTDVFFRMPGSKLSDTTTSVVMERRLSQDQCHESCLMNCSCTACEISSLDESESGCIMWVGNITDLKLYNSSLGGEDLYIYVRLMGRKDLHVRLLANSNPSMPPYLGREPPFTAVEPSSSRVPPASPVSRGGEPPASPVSRGGASPVSRGGEQPGNTNRPQVQTSNQSSARSGHLTAIYIGVPAALLIFLLVCIACCVCIARCVGRRRKRKSSVVKELEEKDLDLPLFDLDTVLAATNNFSAENKLGQGGFGPVYKGKLVDGQEIAVKRLSKTSTQGITEFKNEVVIIAKLQHQNLVRLLGCCIQKGERMLIYEYMPNGSLDAFLFAKRMLLDWKTRYNIIVGIARGLLYLHHDSRLKIIHRDLKTSNILLDKDNIPKISDFGLARIFGGDEPEINTRKVVGTYGYMSPEYAMNGTFSIKSDVFSFGVLLLEIVSGKKNREVYNSNYLNLLGHIWSLWKEDKSLQIADESIDHSFSVAEVMRCIKIGLLCVQERPQDRPTMPLVVIMLGSDSPIPEPKQPGFVAALDSSYSSIGMQYPISINDASNTTLEGR; via the exons ATGATGCAGTTTAGAAGGGTCAGCAGCTGCAGACTTTCCATTTTCCTTCTCCATCTCCTCCTTGCTGGTTTCATCTCCCCCACCATCGAAGCTGGCAACCTCTTGATTCCAGGCCAACCTCTTTACGACGATGGAGCATCTTTGATCTCCTCCGATGGCCGCTTCGAACTGGGATTTTTCAGCCCTGCCGGCTCCGGCCGTCGCTACATCGGGATATGGTACCgcaacatctcacaaacacctgtGTGGGTCGCCAACCGTTTGCGCCCGATCGATGGTCGATCAGGACGCCTTTCGCTCTCTGGCGAAGGTATGCTTGTCATCGCCAGTAATAACTCGACCACCATCTGGTCCTCCTCGACTATGACCAGACTCACGAACCCCGAGGCGACGCTCTTCGACGACGGGAACTTCGCCGTCAGGGAGGCGGGCAACGATGAGCCCGACAGCTTTGCATGGCAGAGCTTCGACTTTCCGACCGACACACTCCTCCCCGGCATGAAGCTGGGCTGGGACCTTACCACCAGACTCAACCGCAACCTCACATCATGGGCGAGCGCCGACGACCCGTCGCCCGGTGACTACACCTTGGGCATTGACCTGCAAGGTGACCCCCAATTGTTCCTATGGTCTGGAACGCAGCAACGTCATTGGCGAGGGGGCCCATGGAACGGCCTTCATTTTAGTGGTGGACAAGGAATGAGTGATCCAAAACTTTTCAACGCAACGTTTGTGGTCGACCCTCACCAAGTCATCTACTCATTCAACCTTCTCCATCCTTCGACCATCTCAGTGTTGGTCATTGACCACTCGGGTGTGTTACAACGTCGTGTTTGGGTCGACGGCGCAAGGGCGTGGAATGTTACCTGGAACGTGCCAACGGATTCGTGCGACATGATGTCTATCTGCGGCGTCATTGCCGTCGGCAGTCCCAATGCTCCGCCCGTACAGATGTGTAGATGTCTACCAGGCTTTCTTGTAAATAACTCAGAGTCTTGGAAGCCAGGGAATACACCGTATGGTTGCTTGAGAAAATTTCCATCGAATTGTGGGAATGTGACAGATGTGTTCTTTCGAATGCCTGGTTCGAAGCTATCGGACACAACGACATCAGTAGTGATGGAAAGAAGATTGAGCCAAGACCAGTGCCACGAATCATGCTTGATGAATTGCTCTTGTACAGCCTGTGAAATCTCTAGCCTCGATGAAAGTGAGAGCGGGTGCATAATGTGGGTAGGCAATATCACTGATCTCAAATTATACAACAgtagtcttggaggagaagatttGTATATATATGTCAGGCTGATGGGAAGAAAAGATTTGCATGTCAGGCTGCTGGCGAATTCTAACCCCTCGATGCCACCTTATCTCGGACGTGAACCACCATTTACCGCAGTTGAACCGTCATCCAGTCGCGTACCACCAGCCAGTCCGGTTAGTCGCGGAGGTGAACCACCAGCTAGTCCGGTTAGTCGCGGAGGTGCCAGTCCGGTTAGTCGCGGAGGCGAACAACCGGGCAACACAAATCGGCCACAAG TCCAGACTTCAAATCAATCATCTGCGCGGAGTGGTCACTTAACTGCGATATATATTGGTGTTCCTGCAGCGTTGCTCATTTTTCTCCTAGTTTGCATTGCATGCTGTGTTTGCATTGCACGCTGTGTTGGCAGACGCAGGAAGAGAA AGAGCAGCGTTGTTAAAGAATTAGAAGAGAAGGATCTGGACTTGCCTTTGTTTGACTTGGACACAGTTTTAGCTGCGACAAATAATTTTTCAGCAGAGAACAAACTCGGTCAAGGTGGATTCGGTCCAGTGTACAAG GGGAAGTTGGTTGATGGACAAGAGATAGCAGTAAAAAGACTATCCAAAACATCCACACAAGGCATCACTGAGTTCAAAAATGAAGTAGTGATAATTGCTAAGCTACAGCATCAAAACCTGGTTCGCCTTCTTGGTTGCTGCATTCAAAAAGGGGAGAGGATGCTAATCTACGAGTACATGCCCAACGGAAGTTTAGATGCATTCTTGTTCG CAAAGCGAATGTTGTTGGATTGGAAAACGCGATACAATATTATAGTCGGAATAGCTCGAGGCCTCCTTTATCTCCATCATGACTCAAGACTCAAAATCATCCATAGAGATTTGAAGACTAGTAATATTCTTCTTGACAAAGATAACATTCCTAAAATATCAGATTTTGGGTTGGCAAgaatatttggaggtgatgaacCGGAAATAAATACAAGAAAAGTCGTTGGAACATa TGGATACATGTCTCCTGAATATGCAATGAATGGAACTTTCTCAATAAAATCAGACGTATTTAGTTTCGGTGTATTGCTACTTGAGATCGTTAGTGGCAAAAAGAACAGAGAAGTTTATAATTCAAACTACCTGAACCTTTTAGGGCAC ATATGGAGCTTGTGGAAAGAAGATAAAAGCTTACAAATCGCTGATGAATCAATTGACCATTCATTTTCAGTAGCTGAGGTCATGCGGTGCATAAAGATAGGTCTTTTATGCGTTCAAGAGCGACCACAAGATAGGCCGACAATGCCCTTGGTAGTTATTATGTTGGGTAGTGACAGTCCTATACCAGAACCTAAACAACCTGGTTTTGTTGCTGCTTTAGACTCATCTTATTCTTCAATAGGAATGCAATATCCGATATCCATCAACGATGCATCCAACACAACATTAGAAGGTAG GTAA